The following is a genomic window from Caldisalinibacter kiritimatiensis.
AAATAATGCATTTAGATTAACTGTCGCTTTTATGGTAGAAATCTTGTAGAAAGAACAAATTTTTTCTTGTGGTAGAGGGGAAAGATGTTCTTTCTCTTTTTTATATACAAGAATAGGTGGTACTCCTGTACCTTGGCATATCCTTCCTACAATACATGGAACTACTTTAAATCCATAATCATCAGCGAACTGCTGAAACTTAGGATTTACAGTTCCTTTATTACTCTCAGTTCTAGCTTTAAGCATCATTGTTGTTGCATTATCTATTAATATTTCCTTTGGAACACCTCCTATAATTTCAAATGAATTTGCTAAAAAATCTAAAACACAATCTAAACTCACTGATGGATAAATTGTCCATACTTTAAATCTTGATGCAGATAAAATCAAACTTCCTACGTTAATGATAATCTTTTCTCCATTTTTAAATGTAAAATTGATTTTTTCTTTCCAATCAAACTGAGCTTGTAGTATTCATCTATTACAGACTTTTTCTTTTTTCTTTCCTTTTT
Proteins encoded in this region:
- a CDS encoding ATP-binding protein, with product MILSASRFKVWTIYPSVSLDCVLDFLANSFEIIGGVPKEILIDNATTMMLKARTESNKGTVNPKFQQFADDYGFKVVPCIVGRICQGTGVPPILVYKKEKEHLSPLPQEKICSFYKISTIKATVNLNALFHYRIKYFSKYKLLIIDEIGYLPIGEQEAKMFFQLIDRRYEKKSTIITSNINLSDWSDIFVDNMLASAILDRLVHHSSTVNILGSSYRTAEALSKVGQKDN